In a single window of the Prevotella melaninogenica genome:
- a CDS encoding 4-hydroxy-3-methylbut-2-en-1-yl diphosphate synthase has protein sequence MIDLFNFERRKTSVTHVGALNIGGENPVRVQSMTTTSTDDTEGSVAQAKRIIDAGGELVRLTTQGKREAENLKNINAQLRADNYMAPLCADVHFNANVADVAALYAEKVRINPGNYVDPARTFKKLEYTDEEYAQELQKIEDRLIPFINICKENHTAVRIGVNHGSLSDRIRNRYGDTPEGIVESCMEFLRIFRKYDFHDIVISIKSSNTVVMVRSVRLLVAEMDKEGMQYPLHLGVTEAGEGEDGRIKSAVGIGALLADGLGDTIRVSLSEEPECEIPVAKHLTWYIRRHEKHLLIPAEQYEGFDYLHPNRRETVAAGNIGGENVPVVIATRKADQATAEVSSPELPKPDYIYVQGELPEKLGKKQKYILDYDAYMDLANSGKQSLENVYPIFPVTGMPFISAINTDVKFLVLKYGTPSEEFLACLKAHPEVVVVCMTSHQNRLGDQRALAHQLMIAGVKNPIIFAQMYQHSATDEKEESNNSQQAETTTAKEKFQLEAAADMGALMMDGLTDGIWLMNHGNLSQEDVEQTAFGILQAGRLRMVKTEYISCPGCGRTLYDLRTTIARIKEATKGMKGLKVGIMGCIVNGPGEMADADYGYVGAGPKKVSLYRKQVCVEHNIPEEEAVERLLALIKADQNKA, from the coding sequence ATGATAGATTTATTCAACTTTGAAAGAAGGAAAACCTCTGTCACCCATGTTGGTGCACTCAACATCGGTGGAGAGAACCCTGTACGCGTACAGTCAATGACAACTACTTCAACGGATGATACCGAAGGAAGTGTTGCACAAGCTAAGCGTATCATTGATGCTGGAGGAGAGCTTGTACGCCTTACAACGCAAGGTAAGCGTGAAGCTGAGAACTTAAAGAATATCAATGCACAACTTCGTGCAGATAATTATATGGCTCCGCTCTGTGCAGACGTTCACTTTAATGCGAACGTTGCAGACGTGGCTGCACTCTATGCAGAGAAAGTTCGTATCAATCCGGGTAACTATGTCGACCCTGCTCGTACGTTCAAAAAACTGGAGTATACCGATGAGGAATATGCGCAAGAGCTACAGAAGATTGAGGACAGACTGATTCCTTTCATCAATATATGTAAGGAGAACCACACCGCTGTACGTATTGGTGTCAACCATGGTAGCCTCTCTGACCGTATTCGTAACCGTTATGGCGATACACCAGAAGGTATTGTAGAGAGCTGTATGGAATTCCTCCGCATCTTCCGCAAGTACGACTTCCATGACATTGTCATCTCTATCAAATCCTCAAACACGGTTGTGATGGTTCGTTCCGTACGCCTTCTTGTGGCTGAGATGGACAAGGAAGGTATGCAGTATCCACTCCACCTCGGTGTTACTGAGGCGGGTGAAGGTGAAGACGGACGTATTAAGAGTGCCGTAGGTATTGGAGCTTTGCTTGCTGATGGCCTTGGTGACACTATCCGTGTGTCTCTGAGTGAAGAACCAGAGTGCGAGATTCCAGTGGCTAAACACCTTACATGGTATATCCGTCGACACGAGAAACATCTCCTCATCCCTGCAGAACAGTATGAAGGCTTTGACTATCTCCACCCTAACCGACGTGAGACAGTGGCTGCAGGGAATATCGGTGGCGAGAATGTTCCTGTTGTTATTGCTACTCGAAAGGCTGATCAAGCAACTGCCGAGGTGTCATCACCAGAGCTACCAAAGCCCGACTATATCTATGTACAGGGTGAATTGCCTGAGAAATTAGGTAAGAAACAGAAGTATATCCTTGATTATGACGCCTATATGGACCTTGCCAACAGTGGTAAGCAGTCCTTAGAGAACGTCTATCCTATCTTCCCTGTGACGGGAATGCCTTTCATCAGTGCAATAAACACTGATGTTAAGTTCCTCGTCTTGAAGTATGGTACACCTTCTGAGGAGTTCCTTGCTTGTCTGAAAGCACATCCAGAGGTGGTAGTGGTTTGTATGACAAGTCATCAGAACCGCCTCGGCGACCAGCGTGCATTGGCGCATCAATTGATGATAGCAGGGGTAAAGAACCCTATTATCTTTGCACAGATGTATCAGCATTCTGCAACTGATGAGAAGGAAGAAAGCAATAACAGCCAACAGGCAGAGACAACTACGGCTAAAGAGAAGTTCCAATTAGAGGCTGCAGCAGATATGGGTGCACTGATGATGGACGGACTCACCGATGGTATCTGGCTGATGAACCATGGCAACCTCTCACAAGAGGATGTTGAGCAAACTGCCTTCGGTATTCTTCAAGCAGGTCGCTTGCGTATGGTGAAGACAGAATACATCTCTTGTCCGGGCTGTGGTCGTACGCTCTATGACCTCCGCACGACAATTGCTCGTATCAAGGAAGCTACCAAGGGCATGAAAGGTCTGAAGGTAGGTATCATGGGCTGTATTGTAAACGGACCCGGTGAGATGGCTGATGCCGACTATGGATATGTAGGTGCAGGCCCAAAGAAGGTGAGTCTTTACCGCAAACAGGTATGCGTTGAGCATAATATACCTGAAGAAGAAGCGGTCGAGCGATTGCTTGCTTTGATTAAGGCAGATCAGAATAAGGCGTAA
- the purE gene encoding 5-(carboxyamino)imidazole ribonucleotide mutase, which translates to MKPLVSIIMGSTSDLPVMEKACKWLEEQEIPFEVNALSAHRTPDAVETFAKEAKGRGVKVIIAAAGMAAALPGVIAASTSLPVIGVPIKGMLDGLDALLSIVQMPPGIPVATVGVNGAQNAAILAAEMIALGDESIAKKIDNWKASLGQKIEKANKELAELKDYKFKC; encoded by the coding sequence ATGAAGCCATTAGTTAGTATTATCATGGGTTCAACAAGCGATTTACCCGTAATGGAAAAAGCTTGTAAGTGGTTGGAAGAGCAAGAGATTCCCTTTGAAGTGAATGCACTCTCAGCTCATCGTACACCTGACGCAGTAGAGACTTTTGCCAAGGAAGCAAAAGGTCGTGGCGTAAAAGTTATCATTGCTGCAGCTGGTATGGCTGCTGCTTTGCCTGGAGTTATCGCCGCTTCAACATCACTTCCAGTCATTGGCGTGCCAATTAAGGGTATGCTCGATGGCCTTGATGCCTTACTTTCTATCGTTCAGATGCCTCCTGGCATTCCAGTTGCTACTGTTGGCGTTAATGGAGCACAGAATGCTGCCATCCTTGCAGCTGAGATGATAGCACTCGGTGATGAGTCTATTGCAAAGAAGATTGACAACTGGAAGGCTTCATTAGGCCAGAAAATAGAGAAGGCTAACAAGGAGTTAGCTGAGCTAAAGGATTATAAGTTTAAGTGCTAA
- a CDS encoding phosphatase PAP2 family protein translates to MNEKNIILTARVVSMVLTPFYLPVVGILAIFTFSYLSMFPWQAKLSYVFLVYAFTVLIPTLLIHLYRQYHGWTLIQLGQRERRMVPYVISILCYFTCFYIMNILHLPHMLTSILMVALIIQILCAIINVWWKISTHTAAIGGVTGSLIAFSLLFNFNPMWWLCITLIVSGFVGSSRMILRQHSLEQVTSGFFLGIICSFITIIVV, encoded by the coding sequence ATGAACGAAAAGAATATTATATTAACAGCAAGGGTTGTGAGTATGGTTCTCACACCATTCTATTTACCCGTTGTGGGCATATTGGCTATCTTTACTTTTAGCTATCTTAGTATGTTCCCGTGGCAGGCGAAGCTGTCGTATGTCTTTTTGGTTTACGCTTTTACAGTGCTTATCCCTACCTTACTCATCCACCTTTATCGTCAGTACCACGGCTGGACACTGATTCAATTAGGGCAACGAGAGCGAAGAATGGTTCCTTACGTGATTTCTATTCTTTGCTACTTCACGTGCTTCTACATCATGAACATCCTACACCTGCCTCACATGCTGACATCAATACTCATGGTAGCATTGATTATTCAGATTCTTTGTGCTATCATTAACGTGTGGTGGAAGATATCAACACATACGGCAGCTATCGGTGGTGTGACAGGCTCTTTAATAGCTTTTTCACTGCTATTCAACTTCAATCCGATGTGGTGGCTTTGTATTACACTCATCGTTTCAGGCTTTGTAGGTAGCAGTAGAATGATTCTTAGACAACATTCATTAGAACAGGTGACATCGGGTTTCTTCTTAGGTATCATCTGTTCATTCATTACGATTATCGTTGTGTAG
- the rpoN gene encoding RNA polymerase factor sigma-54, translating to MAQEQVQIQTQKQQQVQRLSQQQMLQVKLLEMPLTELEESVNAELDDNPALEAGGEETDSIDNNDTVEHSEDDDFDTLQEREERQDALDSALERMRSDDDLPTYDSRQQRNNAEYEEIVYGDTTSFIDKLNEQVGERELTERQKSILEYLIGSLDDDGLLRKDLDSISDELAIYYGIDASTKELEEVLKILQDFDPAGIGARNLQECLLLQIDRKVENGEWEKDSHLYKYIYNILSHHFDAFKKKHWDKIQSALSLSDLQVEALQREIRKLNPKPGSSMGETQGRNLQQITPDFIIDTEDDGTVTFSLNHGNLPELHVSQAFNDMMETYRNNKANMNRQEKEALLYAKEKVEKAQGFIEAVKQRRHTLQMTMKAIIDIQRKFFQDGDEADLKPMILKDIADRTGLDISTISRVSNIKYAQTRWGTFPLRFFFTDSYTTEDGEEMSTRKIKLALKEVIDKEDKRKPLSDDALAKVMKEKGFPIARRTVAKYREQLGLPVARLRKE from the coding sequence ATGGCACAGGAACAAGTACAAATTCAGACCCAGAAACAACAACAGGTGCAGCGTCTCTCACAACAGCAGATGCTGCAAGTAAAGTTGTTGGAGATGCCACTGACAGAATTAGAGGAAAGTGTCAATGCCGAACTCGACGATAATCCTGCCTTAGAAGCAGGCGGAGAAGAGACTGATAGCATTGATAACAACGATACTGTAGAGCATTCAGAAGACGATGATTTCGACACACTTCAGGAACGAGAAGAGCGACAAGATGCGCTCGACTCGGCATTAGAGCGTATGCGTTCGGATGATGATCTTCCTACATACGATTCAAGACAGCAACGAAATAATGCTGAATATGAGGAGATTGTGTATGGAGACACAACTTCTTTCATCGATAAACTCAATGAGCAGGTGGGCGAAAGAGAGCTTACCGAGCGTCAGAAGAGTATCTTGGAATATCTTATCGGTAGTCTTGATGATGACGGACTATTACGAAAAGACCTCGATAGTATCAGCGATGAGTTGGCTATCTACTATGGGATAGACGCGTCTACTAAGGAATTAGAAGAGGTACTGAAGATTCTGCAGGACTTTGACCCAGCTGGTATCGGTGCAAGAAACTTGCAAGAATGTCTCTTGTTACAGATAGATCGTAAGGTTGAGAATGGTGAATGGGAGAAAGATAGTCATCTGTATAAATACATCTACAACATCCTTTCACATCATTTCGACGCTTTCAAAAAGAAGCATTGGGATAAGATTCAAAGCGCACTGTCGCTGTCTGACCTTCAAGTAGAGGCACTTCAGCGTGAGATTCGTAAGTTGAATCCAAAGCCGGGGTCGTCTATGGGTGAGACGCAAGGACGTAACCTGCAACAGATAACACCTGACTTTATCATCGACACAGAGGATGATGGTACGGTTACTTTCAGCTTAAACCACGGCAATCTACCAGAGTTGCACGTTTCGCAGGCCTTCAACGATATGATGGAGACCTACCGCAACAACAAAGCTAATATGAACCGACAGGAGAAAGAGGCGTTGCTTTATGCCAAAGAAAAGGTGGAAAAGGCGCAAGGATTTATTGAAGCGGTAAAGCAAAGACGTCATACATTACAGATGACGATGAAGGCTATCATTGATATTCAGCGGAAGTTCTTCCAAGATGGAGATGAGGCAGACCTCAAACCAATGATTCTTAAAGACATTGCCGACCGTACAGGCTTAGATATCTCTACCATATCACGAGTGAGCAACATCAAGTATGCACAGACACGTTGGGGTACATTCCCATTGCGTTTCTTCTTTACTGATAGCTACACAACGGAAGATGGCGAGGAAATGTCTACTCGTAAAATCAAGTTGGCACTCAAAGAAGTAATCGACAAAGAGGACAAGCGTAAGCCACTCAGTGATGATGCGCTTGCAAAGGTGATGAAAGAAAAGGGCTTCCCAATAGCCCGTCGCACCGTTGCCAAGTACCGTGAACAACTCGGATTGCCTGTGGCAAGACTGAGGAAGGAGTGA